One part of the Glycine max cultivar Williams 82 chromosome 14, Glycine_max_v4.0, whole genome shotgun sequence genome encodes these proteins:
- the LOC102667589 gene encoding alcohol dehydrogenase-like 7: MEDKLATTSEGQPIRCKAAICRKPGSPLSIEEIIVAPPMPHEARIRVICTSLCHSDVTFRKMEVPPAICPRILGHEAVG, from the exons ATGGAAGATAAACTAGCAACAACTAGTGAAGGACAACCCATAAGATGTAAAG CTGCGATTTGTCGCAAGCCAGGTTCTCCATTGAGTATTGAGGAGATCATTGTGGCACCACCAATGCCTCATGAAGCTCGGATTCGTGTTATATGCACTTCTCTTTGTCACAGCGATGTTACTTTTCGGAAAATGGAG GTCCCTCCTGCAATTTGTCCAAGAATTTTGGGTCATGAGGCTGTTGGGTGA
- the LOC100305448 gene encoding disease resistance protein produces MHLNLSFSQISGNIPSTISHLSKLLSLDLDSFYLTSRDPNYPRMSLDPYTWNKLIQNATNLRELNLNGVDMSSIGDSSLSLLTNLSSSLISLTLRDTKLQGNLSSDILSLPNLQILSFGGNKDLGGELPKSNWSTQLRRLGLSHTAFSGNIPDSIGHMKSLKMLGVRNCNFDGMIPSSLFNLTQLSGLDLSDNHLTGSIGEFSSYSLEYLSLSNNKLQANFLNSIFQFQNLTYLNLSSTDLSGHLDLHQFSKLKNLKYLDLSHNSLLSINFDSTADYILPNLQFLHLSYCNISSFPKFLPLLQNLEELDLSHNSIRGSIPQWFHEKLLHLWKNIYLIDLSFNKLQGDLPIPPNGIQFFSVSNNELTGNFPSAMCNVSSLNILNLAHNNLTGPIPQCLGTFPSLWTLDLQKNNLYGNIPGNFSKGNALETIKLNDNQLDGPLPRSLAHCTNLEVLDLADNNIEDAFPHWLESLQELQVLSLRSNKFHGVITCYGAKLPFLRLRIFDVSNNNFSGPLPTSCIKNFQEMMNVNVSQTGSIGLKNTGTTSNLYNDSVVVVMKGRYMELVRIIFAFMTIDLSNNMFEGELPKVIGELHSLKGLNLSQNAITGPIPRSFGNLRNLEWLDLSWNRLKGEIPVALINLNFLAVLNLSQNQFEGIIPTGGQFNTFGNDSYAGNPMLCGFPLSKSCNKDEDWPPHSTFHHEESGFGWKSVAVGFACGLVFGMLLGYNVFMTGKSQWLARLVEGVHISGVKRTNNRIHAN; encoded by the coding sequence ATGCATCTTAATTTGTCATTCTCTCAAATCAGTGGTAACATTCCCTCTACAATCTCTCACTTGTCCAAATTACTGTCTCTTGATCTCGATAGCTTCTACTTGACAAGTAGAGATCCCAACTACCCGAGAATGAGTCTTGATCCATACACTTGGAACAAACTCATTCAAAACGCAACTAATTTAAGAGAGCTTAATTTAAATGGCGTGGACATGTCTTCTATAGGAGACAGCTCTTTGTCATTGCTAACCAATCTGTCTTCCTCTTTGATCTCCCTTACACTTAGAGACACCAAATTGCAAGGGAATCTATCGAGTGACATCCTCTCTTTACCCAATCTTCAAATACTATCTTTCGGTGGTAATAAAGACCTGGGAGGTGAACTTCCAAAGTCCAACTGGAGTACTCAACTAAGGCGCTTGGGTCTCTCTCATACTGCTTTCTCGGGAAACATTCCCGATTCCATTGGCCATATGAAGTCTCTTAAAATGCTAGGTGTCAGGAATTGCAATTTTGATGGAATGATTCCCTCATCATTGTTTAATCTAACTCAACTCTCCGGTTTAGATCTTAGCGACAATCACCTCACGGGATCAATTGGTGAATTCTCATCTTATTCTTTGGAATACTTGTCACTCTCTAATAACAAACTGCAAGCAAATTTTCTAAATTCAATATTTCAATTCCAAAATCTTACTTATTTGAATTTGTCATCAACTGACTTGAGTGGTCATCTGGACTTACATCAattttcaaagttaaaaaatcTAAAGTACCTCGATCTTTCTCACAATAGTCTTCTCTCTATTAACTTTGATAGTACCGCTGACTACATCTTACCCAACCTTCAATTCTTACATTTATCTTACtgtaatattagtagtttcccTAAATTCTTACCACTACTTCAAAATCTGGAAGAACTAGATCTTTCTCATAACAGCATTCGTGGAAGCATTCCCCAGTGGTTTCATGAGAAGCTCTTACACCTCTGGaagaacatttatttaattgatcTCAGTTTCAACAAGCTGCAAGGAGATCTCCCAATTCCACCCAATGGAATTCAATTCTTTTCAGTATCAAATAATGAGCTGACAGGGAACTTTCCTTCTGCAATGTGCAATGTAAGCTCCCTCAATATACTCAACTTGGCTCATAACAACTTGACAGGCCCCATTCCACAATGTCTGGGAACATTTCCTTCTCTTTGGACATTGGATTTGCAAAAGAACAACCTTTACGGCAACATACCTGGGAACTTTTCTAAGGGAAATGCATTGGAGACTATAAAGTTGAATGACAACCAATTGGATGGACCATTACCTCGGTCTTTGGCCCACTGCACAAATCTGGAAGTTTTGGACCTGGCAGACAATAACATAGAGGATGCATTTCCCCATTGGCTAGAAAGCCTGCAAGAGTTACAGGTACTGAGTTTGCGATCAAATAAGTTTCATGGTGTCATCACTTGTTACGGAGCCAAGCTTCCGTTTCTCAGGCTGAGAATTTTTGACGTCTCAAATAACAATTTTAGCGGGCCTTTGCCAACATCATGCATCAAGAACTTTCAAGAAATGATGAATGTGAATGTCAGCCAAACTGGTTCGATTGGTTTGAAAAATACGGGTACTACCAGCAATTTATATAATGATTCTGTAGTGGTTGTAATGAAAGGTCGTTACATGGAGCTGGTGAGGATAATTTTTGCTTTCATGACCAttgatttatcaaataatatgtTTGAAGGAGAACTTCCGAAAGTCATTGGAGAATTGCATTCTCTCAAAGGGCTGAACCTTTCGCAAAATGCAATCACTGGTCCCATTCCACGATCCTTTGGTAATTTAAGAAATTTGGAATGGTTGGACCTCTCGTGGAACCGGTTGAAAGGAGAGATTCCTGTGGCTTTgatcaatttgaattttctgGCTGTGTTGAACCTTTCACAAAACCAGTTTGAGGGTATCATACCTACAGGTGGACAGTTTAACACATTTGGAAATGATTCCTATGCTGGAAATCCAATGCTATGTGGATTCCCTTTGTCAAAATCCTGCAATAAGGATGAAGATTGGCCACCACATTCAACATTTCACCATGAAGAATCAGGATTTGGCTGGAAATCTGTAGCAGTGGGATTTGCATGTGGGTTGGTATTTGGAATGCTTTTGGGATATAATGTTTTCATGACTGGGAAATCACAATGGCTTGCGAGACTTGTTGAAGGAGTGCATATTTCAGGAGTGAAAAGAACAAATAACAGAATCCATGCAAACTGA
- the LOC100305359 gene encoding PK-LRR-TM resistance protein, which produces MNNLYGNILWNFSKGNALETIKLNSNQLDGPLPRSLAHCTNLEVLDLADNNIEDTFPHWLESLQELQVLSLRSNKFHGVITCFGAKHPFPRLRIFDVSNNNFSGPLPASYIKNFRGMVSVNDNQTGLKYMGNQDFYNDSVVVVMKSPYMKLDRILTIFTTIDLSNNMFEGELPKVIGQLHSLKGLNLSHNAITGTIPRSFGNLRNLEWLDLSWNRLKGEIPVALINLNFLAVLNLSQNRLEGIIPTGGQFNTFGNDSYGGNPMLCGFPLSKSCNKDEDWPPHSTYLHEESGFGWKAVAVGYACGLVFGMLLGYNVFMTGKPQWLARLVEGVLN; this is translated from the coding sequence ATGAACAACCTTTATGGAAACATACTTTGGAACTTTTCTAAGGGAAATGCATTGGAGACTATAAAGTTGAATAGCAACCAATTGGATGGACCATTACCACGGTCTTTGGCCCACTGCACAAATCTGGAAGTGTTGGACTTGGCAGACAATAACATAGAGGATACATTTCCCCATTGGCTAGAAAGCCTCCAGGAGTTACAGGTACTCAGTTTGCGATCAAATAAGTTTCATGGTGTCATCACTTGTTTCGGTGCCAAACATCCATTTCCCAGGCTGAGAATTTTTGATGTCTCAAATAACAATTTTAGTGGGCCCTTGCCAGCATCATACATCAAGAACTTCCGAGGAATGGTGAGTGTGAATGACAACCAAACTGGTTTGAAATATATGGGTAACCAAGATTTCTATAATGATTCAGTCGTGGTTGTAATGAAAAGTCCATACATGAAGCTCGATAGGATATTAACTATTTTCACAACCAttgatttatcaaataatatgtTTGAAGGAGAACTTCCGAAAGTCATTGGACAATTGCATTCTCTTAAAGGGCTTAACCTTTCGCACAATGCAATCACTGGTACCATTCCACGATCCTTTGGTAATTTAAGAAATTTGGAATGGTTGGACCTCTCGTGGAACCGGTTGAAAGGAGAGATTCCTGTGGCTTTgatcaatttgaattttctgGCTGTGTTGAACCTTTCACAAAACCGGTTAGAGGGTATCATACCTACAGGTGGACAGTTTAACACATTTGGAAATGATTCCTATGGTGGAAATCCAATGCTATGTGGATTCCCTTTGTCAAAATCCTGCAATAAGGATGAAGATTGGCCACCACATTCAACATATCTGCATGAAGAATCAGGATTTGGCTGGAAAGCTGTAGCAGTGGGATATGCATGTGGGTTGGTATTTGGAATGCTTTTGGGATATAATGTTTTCATGACTGGGAAACCACAATGGCTTGCGAGACTTGTTGAAGGTGTGCTTAATTAA